The Corylus avellana chromosome ca8, CavTom2PMs-1.0 genome has a segment encoding these proteins:
- the LOC132189246 gene encoding protein unc-13 homolog, whose amino-acid sequence MAHLFRDLSLGHSKRETTPPPPPPPLMLAKAHPTDLPSPLGQLGAQLTDSELRLTAYEIFVAACRTSTGKQLTYVPNPDSPAHHSPASPGLQRSLTSTAASKVKKAFGLKSPSGSGSKKSPGSGPGSGSGQVKPRRPMTVGELMRTQMGVSEAADSRVRRALLRIAAGQVGRRIESVVVPLELLQQLKHSDFTDQQEYDAWQKRTLKVIEAGLLLHPHTPLDKSYSTAQRLRQIIRGALDKPIETGKNNESMQVLRSAVMALASRSSDGSLYETCHWADGFPLNLRLYEMLLEACFDANDETSIIDEVDELMEHIKKTWGILGMNQMLHNICFTWVLFHRFVSTGQVEMDLLYAADSQLAEVAKDAKTTKDAEYSKILSSTLSSMLGWAEKRLLAYHDTFDGGNIDTMQGIVSLGVSAAKILVEDISNEYRRRRKGEVDVARNRIETYIRSSLRTAFAQRMEKADSSRRASKNQPNPLPLLAILAKDVGDLAINEKEVFSPILKRWHPFAAGVAVATLHACYGNELKQFISGIMELTPDAVQVLRAADKLEKDLVQIAVEDSVDSDDGGKAIIREMPPYEAEATVANLVKVWIKKSVDRLKEWVDRNLQQEVWNPQGNQEGYAPSAVEVLRTLDETLDAFFQLPIPMHPALLPDLMAGLDRCLQHYVTKAKSGCGSRNTFIPTLPALTRCTIGSKFQGFGKKKEKSPNSQKRNPQVATMNGDNTFGILQLCVRINTLQRVWSELDVMEKRIITRLRNSESAHAEDFSNGLVKKFELSPAACIEGIQQLCEAVAYRIIFHDLSHVLWDGLYVGEPSSSRIDPFIQELEKNLVIISDAVHERVRTRLITDIMRASFDGFLLVLLAGGPSRAFSRQDSQIIEDDFKSLKDLFWVNGDGLPSELIDKFCTTVRGVLPLFRTDTESLIERFRRVTLETYGSSARSKLPLPPSSGQWNPTDPNTLLRVLCYRNDEAASKFLKKTYNMPKKL is encoded by the exons ATGGCTCACCTCTTCAGAGACCTGTCTCTGGGCCACTCCAAGAGGGAGACAACACCGCCACCGCCGCCGCCGCCATTAATGCTTGCCAAAGCTCATCCCACCGATCTACCGTCCCCACTCGGCCAACTCGGCGCCCAGCTCACCGATTCCGAACTCCGGCTCACCGCCTACGAGATCTTCGTCGCTGCCTGCCGCACCTCCACCGGCAAGCAACTCACCTACGTCCCCAATCCCGACTCGCCGGCTCATCACTCCCCGGCCTCGCCCGGGTTGCAGCGATCCCTCACCTCCACCGCCGCCAGCAAGGTCAAGAAGGCATTCGGCCTCAAATCGCCATCCGGGTCGGGCTCCAAGAAGAGTCCCGGGTCGGGACCCGGTTCCGGGTCTGGTCAGGTGAAGCCGAGGAGGCCAATGACTGTTGGGGAGCTTATGAGGACTCAAATGGGGGTCTCGGAGGCCGCGGATTCCAGAGTCAGAAGAGCTCTACTCAGGATCGCTGCTGGCCAG GTTGGAAGGCGAATTGAGTCGGTGGTAGTTCCACTAGAGCTATTACAGCAGCTCAAGCATTCAGACTTTACTGATCAACAAGAATATGACGCATGGCAGAAGAGAACCCTGAAAGTTATTGAGGCTGGTCTCCTTTTGCATCCCCATACACCACTAGATAAGTCATATTCTACTGCACAGAGGCTGCGGCAAATTATTCGTGGGGCTTTGGATAAACCCATAGAAACTGGGAAGAACAATGAATCTATGCAAGTTCTTCGTAGCGCTGTTATGGCTCTTGCTAGCAGATCATCTGACGGGTCTCTCTATGAAACATGCCACTGGGCAGATGGGTTCCCGCTGAATCTCCGGCTCTACGAAATGCTGCTAGAAGCCTGCTTTGATGCTAATGACGAGACATCTATTATTGATGAAGTTGATGAGCTGATGGAACACATTAAGAAGACATGGGGAATTCTTGGAATGAACCAGATGCTCCATAACATTTGCTTCACGTGGGTTTTATTTCACCGTTTTGTTTCAACTGGCCAAGTTGAGATGGATCTGCTGTATGCAGCTGATAGTCAGCTTGCAGAAGTTGCAAAAGATGCAAAAACAACAAAGGATGCAGAGTACTCCAAGATATTGAGTTCTACATTGAGTTCAATGTTGGGTTGGGCAGAAAAAAGGCTCCTTGCATATCATGACACTTTTGATGGTGGAAATATCGATACCATGCAGGGCATTGTTTCTTTGGGGGTATCAGCTGCCAAGATTTTGGTTGAAGATATATCTAATGAGTATCGCAGGAGGAGGAAAGGTGAAGTTGATGTGGCTCGCAACAGGATTGAAACTTACATCAGGTCATCACTACGCACGGCTTTTGCTCAG CGAATGGAAAAGGCAGACTCAAGCAGGAGAGCATCCAAAAACCAGCCAAATCCTCTTCCTCTCCTTGCCATCCTTGCAAAGGATGTTGGTGATCTGGCCATTAATGAGAAGGAGGTGTTCAGTCCAATACTGAAGAGATGGCATCCTTTTGCAGCTGGTGTGGCTGTGGCCACCCTTCACGCTTGCTATGGGAATGAGCTCAAGCAATTCATATCGGGTATAATGGAGTTGACACCAGATGCAGTACAAGTGTTGAGAGCTGCTGATAAGCTGGAGAAAGACCTTGTGCAGATAGCAGTGGAAGATTCAGTGGACAGTGACGATGGAGGGAAGGCAATAATTCGTGAGATGCCTCCTTATGAAGCTGAAGCTACAGTTGCCAATCTGGTTAAAGTGTGGATCAAAAAGAGCGTAGACAGACTGAAGGAATGGGTTGACAGGAATCTGCAACAAGAG GTGTGGAATCCACAGGGAAACCAAGAAGGATATGCTCCATCTGCTGTTGAAGTTTTGCGAACTCTAGATGAAACTTTGGATGCATTCTTTCAGTTGCCAATACCAATGCATCCTGCACTGCTTCCTGACTTGATGGCTGGTCTTGACAGATGTCTTCAACATTACGTAACCAAGGCAAAATCTGGCTGTG GATCACGGAATACATTTATTCCCACCTTGCCAGCATTGACGAGATGTACTATAGGATCAAAGTTCCAAGGCTtcggaaagaagaaagaaaaatctccAAATTCTCAGAAGAGGAATCCTCAGGTTGCTACAATGAATGGGGATAACACCTTTGGAATATTACAGCTGTGTGTTCGTATAAACACCCTGCAAAGAGTCTGGAGTGAGTTGGATGTTATGGAGAAGAGGATCATCACTCGTCTCAGAAACTCTGAGTCTGCTCATGCAGAGGACTTTTCAAATGGTTTGGTTAAGAAATTTGAGCTTTCTCCGGCTGCTTGTATTGAAGGAATTCAGCAACTCTGTGAGGCAGTGGCTTATAGAATAATCTTCCATGATCTAAGTCATGTTCTATGGGATGGTTTATATGTTGGAGAGCCATCATCTTCTAGGATCGATCCTTTTATTCAGGAGCTTGAGAAGAACCTGGTGATCATTTCAGACGCTGTGCATGAAAGGGTTCGTACACGGCTTATTACTGACATAATGAGGGCTTCCTTTGATGGGTTCTTGCTGGTATTGCTTGCTGGAGGCCCTTCCCGTGCTTTCTCTCGGCAAGACTCTCAGATAATAGAAGATGATTTTAAATCCCTTAAAGATCTATTCTGGGTGAATGGGGATGGCTTGCCTTCTGAATTGATAGATAAGTTTTGTACTACAGTGAGAGGAGTCCTTCCACTCTTCCGAACTGATACCGAGAGCCTCATTGAGCGGTTCAGACGTGTGACCTTGGAGACATACGGCTCTTCTGCCAGGTCCAAACTTCCACTACCTCCATCTTCTGGGCAGTGGAACCCAACAGACCCAAACACACTTCTACGTGTTCTATGCTACCGGAACGATGAAGCAGCTTCAAAGTTTCTAAAGAAGACTTACAATATGCCCAAAAAACTGTAA